Genomic window (Juglans microcarpa x Juglans regia isolate MS1-56 chromosome 2S, Jm3101_v1.0, whole genome shotgun sequence):
GCCACCAATAGTCTTCAATTCTGCATTCCTTGAACTCCAGGCACCCCTTCTTGGAAAAACACTTGACCACCCAAATCCAACCATTTCAGAGCCCACCATCACCTTCTGGAATTTCACTTACGGTGAACAAATCAATCTGGACTACCCTCAAAGCTTGCTTCACGTGTTAGACAAGCTCTCAAGAAATGGAAGAATAAACCTCCACAAGAAAATCCTACCTGCTCTTGAAAGATGTCATTCTAGACTAGGAGTTGACACCACTCCACAGAGATACAGGGTGACCGCAATGCATAACAAGAGCTCAAAAAGAGTAGGGTTTGTGGAGGATGTGGTGGATCAACTTCAGCACGAGGAGAAGCTGTACTCAAAGTTTAAAAGGAATAGGTTGGAACTAACTGAGCATCAAAAGGAAGTGAGACGAGCACAACAAGGAAGGGAGAGGGATTGTTGTGGGCACGGCCCTGGGATACGCACTTACACTAGTGCTGATTTTTCGCAGGGGAATGAAGATTCACAAGAGAGTCAAGAATTCCAGAATCCAAAATACATCTTGGAGATTTTACAAAGAGttgtttaattgtttttatctGAGAGCCTAGCTTTCAAAGAGAATATTAGATGGAGCACCCAAGTTAACCGGTCCACACTTTCAGGCTGTCTTCCTCCGTTACTTTTATGTTGTAAGCCACCAACTTATCATCCTTTGCTCTTTACATGTTGTAAGTTGTATTGTATGACACCCAATGGCCAATGTATTGTAATGTCACATTCTGATATTTGGggtaaaatatatttcatttcaaattttgtatcAAACTTAAATGAAGTGGTATTTTGAACAAGAAGATGGTGACATTATGTTGAAATGTCACTGCTTAAGACATTATCTTACCACCTTCTGTAGAAATTGTTGATAATACTGCATATAGTTTAATCTTTGATCCCAGCACTTAATCGACATTGTCAGGCAATCGAGTTTGTTTACTTGTATATCATCACTAAACTTAGCATCATGTATTAACCAAGAACGGATAGATGTGTTTATTCATCTATCTCTCTACCTTTTTAATGCTATTGTATATCGTGATGAGGTTAGCATCTCAATTAAGCGATAAGATGAGGCACTTGTCACATATATGGGCTCCTCCAATAGACAGAAGACTTCTCTCAACTTTGATGAGAGGGAGAGGAATATGTCAAGAAAGGTATCTTTTGAAGATTGAGTCTAGAATCACGATCCAAATATACTATGTTggttttgctttattttctctctcttaaactttttctctccgtacTAGATCTCTCGCACAATTTTTTGTTCGTCCCAATGCCGTTTATGGGAGCTTGATCGTGGGATTTAGTTCAGCAGGGAAGGATTATGGGTCTTAGGAGAGTAGTTGAAATTGAACGTAAGTCCTTTAAGGTTTTAAGGGATGGACGTAAGGTGCTACTCACCGAAAGAGGGTGGAAgctggagaagaagatgagctTGGGGTTGGCCACGACTCAATGGTTTATGAAAGCCCTGGAAAATTGTTTAATGGTTGGGAGGAAGTAGTTCTTTACAGGGCATAGGGAAGGGGATAGGGGCTTCATAGCATAGAGGTGCTCAAATCTTCAGGGTGTTTTCATGGCACAAGTGGAATACAGTAGAGGAGGTCGCCGGAATTGCATATTCATTCATTTTGATAGGGATGGAATGGGTTAGAGGAAGATGAAGGAGGTTTTGAGTGAAGTTAGGCGAGAAGGTGGCTCCTTTGGGTCAGCTCCGTTAGTAACGACGGTAGCTCCTCCCTCCAACAGTTCGTACCTGGAAGctctaaaaaaatcaaaggtGTTGGACCCATCCCGACAACCTGTCAGAATTAGTGGAGAAGCGCCACTGTAGTCTGGAGGTGGTAGTGTTGTTTCAGCAAGTGGCGTTGTTTCAATAGGGGCTCAGAGTTTGGAGGGAGATGGCAGGGGAAATGTCGGTCTTAATAAGGAATTTTTCCTTCAGGTTGTGTTGGAGATGCAGAGGCACGTAGAGTATTTACAATCTAGAACAGTGTGTTCTAAAGGAAACTTTAGTGGAAGTGGGTGTGGGCCAGGGGGATGGGAAGAAGGCATTAGTATTGGGCCTGGAACCGAATGGACCCATGCAACTAAAGCAGGcctcaagaaaagaaaagttaggGCCGGGCCCACGTGTTGGGCTTCACTATCAGGGGACGCAGGTGAAGAAGAGGCTTGTTTGGAGGAAACGGGCTACGTTTGCCTCAGGCCCATCGATGGGGGGACCTCAACGACCAGTGCCGGTGAAGACTTAGGTGGCCCTGGCGAAGGCGACGACACCACCGACGGAGACTAAACTGCCGGAATCTGCTCCGGTGGAATTACAACGCACAATAATAGAATCGTCGAGTCCTTTCCAGTGCTTTTCGAGGGACGTACATGCTTCGACGGCAACAAAACCGCAGGTGGTTCCTTCGCCTTTAGTGGAGGCTTAGTATTGTGAGGTTTTTTCCGGCGAGGAGTGGCCTGCGATGGGGGTGCTGATAGCCACAGGCAGCTCGGGAGTGGAGTCCTCGCCACCGTGTGACACCGCTGCAGCTTTAGGCAGCCAGAAAATGCCAATGATCATGTTGGGAGGGTCACCTCCTCAGTCGGAGGCCCATCTACAACTTGAGGATCATCTTGAGTTCTGCTCTAAAGCTTTGTCGTGCCATGAACTGAGTTACATTGTTCTAGGGGATGAAGGGGTAGAGGTGGATGTGGGTGATGATGATGGGCTTTCTCAAGGAATGGGTTGTGAGGTGGTGATGGTTCCTGAGACTCGGTTTCCCACTAGTAATGCTGTGGTTGAATGGGAGGGTAGAAACTTATTTGGGGAGGAAGATAGGGGGTGATTCCTAATATGCAGTGTGCTTCTAGTGAAGGGGGAGCCTATTCCGTTGAACCGTTTGCTACCAAATGAATCGAATACATTGGATTGGTTGCTTCAAAAGGTGAAAGATATGCATCACTAGATAGGTATGGATTGTGTGAgttatgaagaacaatttttaGCTTTACTTATTGCCATTGATGCAGCGCATAAATAGTCAAAGAAACCAAGGTCAAAAAAACAGCAGGAGCTTAAGCGCCTAACTTGGTCATTGAATTACGAATGAAGCTCGAGCCGTGAAAGATCAAAAGGGAAGGGGCACGCATTTCCTTTATGAAGCAAAAATTGTGTCGTGGAACGTTTGTGGGTTAAATGAGATGAATAAGCGACttcgtataaaaaatttgttgcgAGAGTGGAGGGTAGACAttgtatgtttacaagaaactaaGCTAAAAAGTGTTTCTAGAAGGTTAATTCAAAGTGTTTGGAGTTGTACCTATGTGGATTGGGTCTCTCTTGCATCGAATGGGGCGTCGGGTGGCATCCTAGTGATGTGGAATAAAAGAGTTGTTGAGAAATTGGAGGAGTTTGTGGGGGAGTATACAGTGGCATGCTTCTTTAAGAGTGTGGCAGATAATTTTGTGTGGGTTTTTGCGGGTGTATACGGTCCAAATGTAGACAACGATAAAGCTTATTATGGGAGGAACTTGCTGGGTTATATAGTTGGTGGGAGTTTCCTTGGTGTATAGGaggagattttaatgtcatCAGATTTCCTAGTGAACGATCTGGTGAGAGTAGGATGCGACCAGCTATGACAGAGATTTTAGATTGTATTTTTTACTTGAACCTGCTAGATATTCCTCTATCAGGGGGCTCCTTTACTTGGTCGAATAATCAGATTTGGTCCCGGCTGGATAGATTTCTAATCTCACTGAAGTGGGAGGTGCACTATTCAGAAATGTCCCAAAAGAGACTGCCATGTCTTTGCtcggatcattttcctatcttgttggattgtggtggcattcGATGCGGCCGCCGatacttcaagtttgaaaacatgtggctgaaaaGTGAAGGCTTTGTGGATAAGGCtagacaatggtggtcttcttaccaGTTCTATGGTAACCCCTCATACATCCTAGCTTGTAAgttaaaagttttgaaaaataaccTTAAGCTTTGAAATTCACAATCTTTTGGAGATATAGGGGAGCAAAAGAAGCTTATGGTGGTGGAGTTGCATCAGTTTGAGCGGACTCTTGAGGCTAGAGCCCTGTTACCAAAAGAATTATTGCGCAAGACAGAGTTAGTTTcagaattagaaagagtacTATCCTTAGAGGAGATTTCTTGGTGTCAAAAGTCGAGAGCATTGCGGCTGAAAGAAGGTGACCGGAGCACAAAGTTCTTTCATAGAGTTGTTAAGTCTCATAGAAGAACTAATACCGTTGAAATGCTGAATATTAATGGTATGGAGTGCAAGGAGGCCCCTGTGATTAGTGATCATGTGGTGGATTTCTATGAACAACTGCTTACAGAACATGAGGAATGGAGACCAAAGTTGGATGGCCTCGTCTTTGACACTATTGAGCCCCAGGAAGCCTCTTGGTTGGAGAGAGCTTTTGAAGATGAGGAAGTGTATGAGGTAGTGAGACGTATGGGTAAAGATAAAGTTCCAGGTCTAGATGGTTTCTCAATGGACTTCTTCCAagcttgttgggaggtggtgaaagtGAACATAATGAAGGTGTTTAGGGAAGTATCCTCGGtcaaaaagtttgagaaatgccTAAATGTTACTTTTATTGCGCTGATCCCAAAGAAGATTGGAGCGTTGGAGGTTAAGGATTTTCgacccattagccttgtgaatggagtgtataaaattatttccaagGTTCTTGCTAACATATTGGGGGTGGTTTTGGGCAATATCATCACGAAgccacaaaatgcatttgttaagGGGCGACAAATCTTGGACTCAGTCCTCATAGTGAATGAGGGTTTGGATAGCAGATTAAAGGCTGGCTCCACAGGGATTATTTGCAAACTAGATGTGGAGAAGACATATAATCACATAAATTGGGATTTCCTCTTGTACTTGTTGGGGAGGTGCGGTTTTGGGGCTAGGTGGCGTTCCTGGATGAGTTGGTGCATTACTATGGCTAGATTCTCAATATTGATAAATGGTTATCCTACAGGCTTTTTCAGTAGCTCTCGCGGCCTAAGGCAAGAAGATCTTTtgtccccacttctctttgttatcATTATGGAGGCCTTGAGTAGGATGATATCGGCGGCGGTTACGCATGGGTTTATGGCTGGAATTCAAATTGGTGATCTCGTCAGGGGCATTATTACTTtatctcatttactttttgcagatgatacgctcCTATTTTGTGAGGCAGATCGTGACCAGTTGAGGGCGTTGAAGGCtttgttattatgttttgaagcagcATCAGGGCTGAAAGTTAACTTTGACAAGTCAGAGTTAGTGCCAATGGGGAACGTGAGCAACACAAGGCAGCTAGCCAGTATTCTTGGGTGCAAGGTAGCTTCTTTTCCCATGACCTACTTAGGATTGTCGTTAGGGGCTGCTACTAGGGCCTCATCCATATAGGATTCAGTCATAGAGAAGATAGAAAGGAAACTGGCAGGATGGAAAAGattgtacttgtcgaaaggtggccGGTTGACTCTCATCAAGAGTACCCTTTCTAACTTTCCTACGTACTTCTTATATTTGTTTCAATTGTCTGCAAGGGTGGCGGCTCGAATTGATAAACTATATtgtgatttcttatggagtgggataggggatgaattcaaatttcacttGATTAGTTGGGATGTAGACCAATCTTGTCAGGTGGTTTGGGTATAAAAAATCTAAGAACATTCGATTGGGCCCTGCTtgggaagtggctatggaggtATAACACGGAGACAGAAGGCTTATGGAAATTGGtaattgattgtaaatatgGACGCCTATGGGGGGTTGGTGCACTGAAAAGGTAAATGGGGCCAACGGTGTTGGAGTTTGGAAACATATTAGGCGTGAGTGGGGGGATTTCAGTAGCCATGCTAAATTGGTGTTGGGGAAGGGTTCTCGTATTAAGTTTTGGAGGGACATATGGTGTAGGAATGAGGCTCTAAAGGATGCCTTTCCAGCAGTTTTTCGGGTGGCACGCAACCAGGAAGCTTTAATAGAGGATCTTATGCTTCTATCAGGGGATCAAGTGCAGTGGAACGTCACGTTTAGTAGAGCAGCACAAGACTGGGAAGTGGACatctttgaggcttttttcagtCTGGTTTATTCTGTGAAGCCAAATAGACAACAAGCTAATAAGATGTGGTGGACTCCTGCGGGTAAGGGTATCTTCTCAGTTCGATCATACTATAAGTCCCTTTCCCAAGCCGTTAATATTTCGTTCCCATGGAGGAGACTTTGGCAAAATAAGGCGCCCCAAAAGCGATCTTCTTTACATGGACAACAACGTTGGGGAAGATTTTGACTACCGACAATCTGAGGAAGCGCCAGATAGTTATACTAGACTGttgttgcatgtgcaagagaTCTGGCAAGTTAGTGGAACACCTCTTGCTACATTGCGAGACAACTAGAGCCTTGTGGGTGTAAGTCTTTAGTCGGATAGAGTTATCTTTTGTTATGCCTGCCACTATGGTAGATCTACTGGCCTGCTGGGCATTTCCAAGAGGAGTTCAACAAATTAAGACAGTGTGGAAAATGATCTCGatttgcattatgtggtgtatatggcaagAGCGCAATGATCGGATTTTCGAAAACAATGAGCGGTCTTCGAAGGAACTTAGAACTCTATTTTTCCGTACTTTATGTCTATGGGCCATTGCTCTAGATTTTAATCGCTtgaattttcatgactttctagttTCCTTTACTTCGAtctagataggtcttatctcttgtatatcatcttgtgtacttaGGTTTTACCtatctttatttaaataatatcgattacttataaaaaaaaaaagattgagtcTACAATATTAACTCCTCCACTAGTTCTCTCAAAGGTACGCTAACATGCTTATGTTGTTctccatatattaatgtgtCAAGATGCAGTAATGGGACAGAAGAGTATTACATCTTAATCATGAAAACTTAAACATACTAAAATGATATGGCTACTTAAATCTGTTATCGACATCTTTTGTTTCCACCACATCCCTGTTCATAGTGTTGAAAGTCAGTATCCTAGTAGTAAACCCGCACGGTGCATAGGAGTggctaaatatattaaatgaaaaacaTTCTATATAACTAAGTTAGAATTCATTCagatattatacaataaatagAAGTTCTAAAAGAGTGTCAATGTTGGCATTTTGATCTCCAAACTTTTGGTTGAGCAACTTGATCTTTTATCCCCTtattctcatttctttttaagttaggttgtgtttggatgttgaagtgagttgagttgagatgataaaatattgttaaaatattattttttaatattattattattttgagatttgaaaagttaaattatttattatattttgtgttaaaatttgaaaaaattataatgataaattgagatgagtgaagagaaattaaaaatctaaacgAAGCATTAGTGATAAAAGACAAACGAAGCGATCAAAAACCTCACAAACTTCATTTGAATGAAAAGAGGGATTGTGTCAGTATCTTGAGAATTATTACCAAATAAGTTTTGTCCTTTATGCATCTTTGTTGGTGCTTGCTAGAATTTGGGCTTAACTTCCCGTATAATTTGCAAAGCCATATCAGGTGGCATTTTCTTCTTTACCATGACATTCTAGTTTCAAAAGAGAGTAACATGGGAAATTTGGTTTTGTGAAGCAAACTAGACTGGTGACTGCATTTAAAATATAGGATAGATGATTTTGAGAAAATCAAGAAATTGAGACAAGAATTATCCACCTTAGTTAAATACAAAACAGGCTAACAGAGTAATGATTTAGCACAAAATATCAGTAGATATCAAATTATACCTTACACAATGACTTAAAATTCAAACCAACAATAAGAGGTTGGTTCACAACCTATTTGGACCCATTGATGTAGTTAagcattatttatttgattaaatattttccttaaatttgcatattttgtttGCCTGGAAGCTCAAAACCAAGAGGAacgacctcgtttgttttcagaaaatatctcatctcatctcacctcatcattacaattttcttaaatcttcacataaaatcaaataaacaattcaactttttcaaatctcaaaataaaaataatattaaaaaatatattttaataatattttattcaactttttaactttaatctcaactcatcttattttatctctgaaaacaaacgagtccgtCTGTACCAGTGGTTTATTCCCTATCCCTTCAGCatataatagaatatttttaaaatgaaaaatcaagatTTCCCAACTTCTTTATGAATGATTGCATATGTAGAGTTTCACTCATTAATAGAATTATATTGCAACTTGAGTGAATGATAGATCTAAGGGTGCAAAGATTTCAACCATCTTGCAAGCATCTCTTTATGGATCTACAAAGGCTCATGGAGCCATGGAGGGTGTCAACTGTCAAGGCACCATTTTTTTGCATGTTGGCTGGGTGCCAATTCTGCAGTACTGTCCTCAGGGATCCCAtctttttcattgaaattttAACACTAACTCTTTAATTTAATGCGTTTTTAAATctcaactgttttttttttttttggctcacTCCATCTTATTTTTCTCCTTACAGATGTAGGTGGAGTTACAGAACGATGAGATACTTAAGACTTGATATGAGtcgagattaaagttaaaagttaaataaaatattattaaaatatatttttttaatattatttttattttaaaattttaaaaagttgaattgtttattttattttatgtgagaatttgaaaattttgtaatgattaaataagatgaattgagaggaattatgaaaacaaacaatgcGAGATTTCAATGGAGTTTTTAATTAAGTGCTTTCAAATTATGGAAATGGTTATTCTTAttcctttagtttttttttttttggataaaagaATTCATTCATATCAACCTTAAATTATACATAAGAAGTGTCCAACCAAACATGTTGAGCAATAAAAGAAGGAACAAAATGCATCCACATTTCCGCATCTTGTATTCTCCAAGCATGTCTTACTAATATTCCTTTAgctattttcttataaaaaaaaatattcctttaGCTATTTTGAATGTATTGATTTAAATTCTACATtggaaggaaaattttatacaccataTTACCATCTTCCTTTCATCCCACTAAATAAGATGTGatacatttattactattaaatgaatatttattatatgcttttttattatttaatagtgataaatataccacatattaattagtatgatcaaaatagaatgagagtatggtgtataatattattattttttttttaaagttgctattatttttgtatgttaGCGCtcattttatgtgattttgaaTTACATCGACATTTACTTCAATTTATAACAAGATTTTTAATGACTTTACTAAATTTATTAATCCCAGTCTagagtttaaaagaaaaaagagaggataaataaagtgattttctaTAACattaattgaatatttaatattgttcaaaAGAGTTTATCCAGACAGCTATAAATACTGTTGGACCTACTTTACTAGGAGTTCATCAAATgaatcttaaaaaataacacAAGCCAAACAATGGATAATTGTTTTTAgggttaaatataaaattagtccttatggtttgttttaaaatcaaattactctTTTGGATAGTAgcagtattttatctcattttatcttataattataatttttttaattttttatataaaatataataaataatttaactttttaaattttaaaataataataatattaaaaaataatattataataatattttatttaactgtctagagtttaaaggaaaaaagagaggataaataaagtgattttctaTAACattaattgaatatttaatattgttcaaaAGAGTTTATCCAGACAGCTATAAATACTGTTGGACCTACTTTACTAGGAGTTCATCAAATgaatcttaaaaaataacacAAGCCAAACAATGGATAATTGTTTTTAgggttaaatataaaattagtccttatggtttgttttaaaatcaaattactctTTTGGATAGTAgcagtattttatctcattttatcttataattataatttttttaattttttatataaaatataataaataatttaactttttaaattttaaaataataataatattaaaaaataatattataataatattttatttaactgtttagagtttaaaggaaaaaagagaggataaataaagtgattttctaTAACattaattgaatatttaatattgttcaaaAGAGTTTATCCAGACAGCTATAAATACTGTTGGACCTACTTTACTAGGAGTTCATCAAATgaatcttaaaaaataacacAAGCCAAACAATGGATAATTGTTTTTAgggttaaatataaaattagtccttatggtttgttttaaaatcaaattactctTTTGGATAGTAgcagtattttatctcattttatcttataattataatttttttaattttttatataaaatataataaataatttaactttttaaattttaaaataataataatattaaaaaataatattataataatattttatttaacttttaattttaatctcaatttatcttattttaacttattatttaaatggcACCCATGATTTGATATGACTTCCTTAGAAAGGAATGTGTGTGCATCCccgatttaaaaaattaaaataatataaaaaagtgaaaacaatTACGTAGAAAGTcataaaactttcaaaaaataaaataaaatatagagaaacataaggacaaaaaattaaatatagaaattaggaatttaaaactaaaaacataaacatgaattAGGATAAGCAATATGCCATGTGTTATAATTTCTTATCATTGTAAGGCTCTTTTCTTAAGAAAAGGATGTGTATTCATTCTAAAATTAACAATACGATGtaacttaatttaatatatcagattataaaattattttttattataaaataaatttaacaaatcaattaatattatattaatttataaatttaattttatacaattttttttgtgtttatattatttttatacaatatattttatattttaaaatggaaAATGGCCATATCGGTTAAGATGAGGcccaaaataccaaaaaagaaaaaagaaaaagaaaactctctctccttcccccCGTCTCTCCCAATTTTGGCGCATAGGTTAGCGGTTCTCTCTCTGTGCAGATCGGACACATCTAATCGAAAGAAACTCAAACAAGTGTCCTCTCTAATACTCCAAAACTTAGGGTTTCAGAAACTTCTAATTGCCCTCCCGAACCCGCACTCCGATTCCCActtgaaatttcaaattttagggttattttttagattttcactTAATTTCGGTTCGGATTAGGCCATTAGGATAAGTTACTCGTATTCTCAGCCTCCGATTGGTCGATCCGCCGGAATGGACTTGCGAGACTCATCGTCATCGACTGCTGCCGCTGCTCCCAATCGCGACGGGTCCTCGGGCTCCGACGAAGACGCCCTTTTATCCGTTGCGGCCGCTCTAGCCAAGGACGCCGCCTTGCACTTTCAGTCGGGAAATTTCGCTGAGTGCGTCGAGGTCCTGAAGCAGCTCTTGCTCAAGAAGGAAAACGATCCCAAAGTAAACCTTTTCACTCTTTAGCATGCATGTTTCGCcaccgattaaaaaaaaagcatgcatGTTTCGCTTCCAGATCACATTTGCTTGATATTTTTTCAGTTGGTTCTACTTTGCTTTGCGGTTCCGCTTTAGATATTAAATGGATTACTCAACGTTTGCCTGTTGCTTTTCTTAGTGACTATGGAGAAACTTGCTTGGTTATGATTTAATCTCAGTAGCTGTGAAGTTGTTATGTggtgtttggaaataattattttaacttccAGCTTGTATGGGTGAAAATGCAATCGAAATATGCGACTTAATGTTACTGatgtaaatttgataaaaagacGAGAACACGAGGTAAGAAGGGCGAATCATGAAACTAGTAGCTAGCCGaatttttttccaagttttttGTTCTGGTTGAAGACAGCCTTTTATACCTcttgaaatgatttgaaaagAAGTGTTGCCACACTTGAGTTTAGATTATTTAGATGACGGTAATTCGGATTGAATGGAGTGGTAGTACCATTTTTCTAGCCAAATACTTTGATCTGTATCTTGTCGTAGGGTATGTTTCTACCACTATGAACAAGTTCAGAAAATTGGAAGGTGTTGTTAAATCAAGTCTTCTTGTGGAATGAACTCGaacaattttttacttttggtTTTTATGTTCTGGAAGACGAGCTGTACCATATTTGTTAGGAATTTCATACATAATGCCAAGATTCTAAGATGTTGATTTATATTTCGAAAAACTTTAAGCTGTGTGTCATATCCATTTAAAACCTGTTTGTAAGCATTACTGTCCATGTGTGGATCAGACCTGCTACCATATTAGTGAACATAGGCATAATTATTACCATGCAAGATGGAagagctatttttttttcctcagctGTATCAATTATGGTTTCTAATCttatggatatatatattttaggttCTTCACAATGTTGCAATTGCTGAATTCTTTCGGGATGGTGGTTCAGATCCGAAGAAGTTACTTGAAGCACTTAATAATGTCAAGGTATGCTCTACCTTTTCTCTCTGTGCTTTTCAGTTTTTTGCTAGTTTATAGTCATATTAGTATCTGCTTGAATGTGGGTACAAGCATTGGGCATATTAAGCaacatcttttttattttttcattttttatttatgaagtgCCGTTATGCAACATCTTGCCAAATAAATCCTCTTATTTACAGTGataactttttgtttttccgttctagatttttcatatgtttgtttttttcccttttggaGTTACTGAAAATGTAGAGAGTGGGTCATAGAAATAGGATGGAAATTGACATTCAGTATGTTAATACTTTTGTCAGGAAATGGAAAATCAAGGCCAAGCCAATTAGTTTGGTAAGTGGAGTTT
Coding sequences:
- the LOC121251423 gene encoding uncharacterized protein LOC121251423 isoform X2; this encodes MLACSVSMELTQVTRICFFYLLPLLGDAVICFLEDICASEEVSDESKYKNGGDHKMSTGKSSSLRLAARYLSFLWTYTATDHPTNLVMTSRVSSVLAHFASFLCMKQDILLFIEIVSCPLLQWLSHTELWDKSIKNQLQLLWAEILNHLQSSQPPIVFNSAFLELQAPLLGKTLDHPNPTISEPTITFWNFTYGEQINLDYPQSLLHVLDKLSRNGRINLHKKILPALERCHSRLGVDTTPQRYRVTAMHNKSSKRVGFVEDVVDQLQHEEKLYSKFKRNRLELTEHQKEVRRAQQGRERDCCGHGPGIRTYTSADFSQGNEDSQESQEFQNPKYILEILQRVV
- the LOC121251423 gene encoding uncharacterized protein LOC121251423 isoform X1 yields the protein MLACSVSMELTQVTRICFFYLLPLLGDAVICFLEDICASEEVSDESKYKNGGDHKMSTGKSSSLRLAARYLSFLWTYTATDHPTNLVMTSSPRVSSVLAHFASFLCMKQDILLFIEIVSCPLLQWLSHTELWDKSIKNQLQLLWAEILNHLQSSQPPIVFNSAFLELQAPLLGKTLDHPNPTISEPTITFWNFTYGEQINLDYPQSLLHVLDKLSRNGRINLHKKILPALERCHSRLGVDTTPQRYRVTAMHNKSSKRVGFVEDVVDQLQHEEKLYSKFKRNRLELTEHQKEVRRAQQGRERDCCGHGPGIRTYTSADFSQGNEDSQESQEFQNPKYILEILQRVV